A genomic window from Companilactobacillus alimentarius DSM 20249 includes:
- a CDS encoding 6-phospho-beta-glucosidase: MTETTKSGLRKDFLWGGAVAANQLEGAFDADGKGVSVSDIMTAGAYQKPREITDGIVAGKNYPNHEAIDFYHRYKGDIKLFAEMGFKCFRTSIAWTRIFPNGDEDEPNEAGLKFYDDMFDECLKYGIEPVITLSHFEMPYHLVTEYGGWRNRKVIDFFVKFAKVCFKRYKNKVKYWMTFNEINNQTTYTNDFSIATDSGLIFRDNESEAEREALMYQASHYEVVASALAVKIGHKINPDFEIGNMVNFTPVYPASSDPKDILLAEKAMQRRYWWADVQALGEYPVGMEAYFKNHDLRPDITAEDRVVLREGTVDYIGFSYYNSMTVKYSDDNPEFKFVGDRETVKNPNMKYNDWGWPVDPIGLRYSMNWLTEHYHKPVMIVENGFGAYDKVESDGSIHDDYRVDYLRAHIKQMITAVNEDGVDLMGYTPWGCIDLVSAGTGQMSKRYGFIYVDKDDEGNGTLARSKKDSFYWYQKVIRSNGADLD; the protein is encoded by the coding sequence ATGACTGAAACAACAAAGAGTGGATTAAGAAAAGACTTTCTATGGGGAGGTGCCGTTGCTGCCAATCAGCTTGAGGGAGCTTTTGATGCCGACGGTAAAGGTGTCAGTGTTTCTGATATTATGACAGCCGGTGCTTACCAAAAGCCAAGAGAAATTACAGATGGCATAGTTGCTGGGAAAAATTATCCTAATCATGAAGCAATTGATTTTTATCATCGTTATAAGGGCGATATTAAATTGTTTGCTGAAATGGGCTTCAAGTGTTTTAGAACATCAATTGCTTGGACAAGAATTTTTCCTAATGGTGACGAAGATGAACCTAACGAAGCTGGTTTGAAGTTCTATGATGACATGTTCGATGAATGTTTGAAATATGGAATTGAACCTGTTATCACATTGTCACATTTTGAAATGCCATATCATTTAGTTACTGAATATGGTGGTTGGAGAAATCGTAAGGTCATTGACTTTTTTGTTAAATTTGCTAAGGTTTGTTTCAAACGTTATAAGAATAAAGTTAAGTATTGGATGACTTTCAACGAAATCAATAATCAAACTACTTATACAAATGACTTTTCAATCGCAACTGACTCTGGTTTGATTTTCCGTGATAATGAATCAGAAGCAGAACGTGAAGCTTTGATGTATCAAGCATCACATTATGAAGTCGTAGCTAGTGCTTTAGCAGTTAAAATTGGTCACAAGATCAATCCTGACTTTGAAATTGGTAACATGGTTAACTTCACACCGGTTTATCCAGCTTCATCCGATCCTAAAGATATTTTGCTAGCAGAAAAAGCTATGCAAAGACGTTACTGGTGGGCTGATGTTCAAGCACTTGGGGAGTACCCAGTTGGTATGGAGGCTTACTTCAAGAATCATGATTTGAGACCAGATATTACCGCTGAAGATCGCGTAGTTCTACGTGAAGGAACTGTTGATTATATTGGTTTCAGTTATTACAATTCAATGACTGTTAAATACAGCGATGATAATCCAGAATTCAAGTTTGTTGGTGATCGTGAAACAGTTAAGAATCCTAATATGAAATATAACGATTGGGGCTGGCCAGTTGATCCTATCGGTTTGAGATATTCTATGAATTGGTTGACAGAACACTATCATAAACCAGTCATGATTGTTGAAAATGGTTTTGGTGCATATGATAAAGTTGAATCAGATGGCAGTATCCATGACGATTACCGAGTTGATTATTTACGTGCCCACATTAAACAAATGATTACAGCGGTTAATGAAGATGGCGTAGATCTCATGGGTTACACACCATGGGGCTGCATTGATTTAGTTTCTGCTGGAACGGGACAAATGTCCAAGCGCTACGGATTTATCTATGTTGATAAAGATGATGAAGGTAACGGAACACTTGCACGTTCAAAGAAGGATTCATTCTACTGGTATCAAAAGGTTATCCGTTCAAACGGAGCGGATTTAGACTGA
- a CDS encoding MurR/RpiR family transcriptional regulator encodes MFPYQKVHELNRLELIVYKYIIGHTKEVQNMTIREMANEAHVSTTTILRFLKKMDYSGFSEFKFALKQSLKQPSKAQQDPSMEPIKNFFQLVADEEPFDNKIEQAADMINAADLVLFFGVGNSGRVAQYGASILSSYGIYSLPIIDPFQPEPFSDRDFSKTLLILVSISGETDQVLEQARYYKKNGAETIALTANSYSVLNQITDFAISYDTPQNRKGHINVTTQVPIVYTLEQISNCAYHKMVDQVDNRFTEHVTD; translated from the coding sequence ATGTTTCCTTATCAAAAAGTTCATGAACTGAATCGTTTAGAATTGATCGTCTATAAATATATTATTGGACATACTAAAGAAGTTCAAAATATGACTATTCGAGAGATGGCAAATGAGGCACACGTCTCAACGACTACTATTCTTAGATTTTTAAAAAAGATGGATTATAGTGGCTTTTCTGAATTTAAATTTGCTTTGAAACAAAGTCTCAAACAACCCTCCAAGGCTCAACAAGATCCAAGTATGGAGCCAATTAAGAATTTTTTCCAATTGGTTGCTGACGAGGAACCATTTGATAATAAGATTGAACAAGCGGCAGATATGATCAATGCAGCTGATCTTGTTTTATTTTTCGGAGTAGGAAACAGCGGTCGCGTCGCACAGTATGGAGCTAGCATTCTTTCTAGCTATGGTATTTATTCGTTGCCAATTATTGATCCATTTCAACCAGAACCCTTTTCCGATCGAGATTTCAGTAAGACGTTACTTATTTTGGTTTCAATTTCTGGTGAGACTGATCAGGTTTTAGAGCAGGCTAGATACTATAAAAAGAATGGGGCAGAGACAATAGCGTTGACTGCCAATTCTTATTCGGTTTTGAATCAGATTACTGATTTTGCTATTTCCTATGACACCCCTCAGAATAGAAAAGGTCATATCAATGTAACAACGCAGGTACCAATTGTTTATACTTTGGAACAGATTTCAAATTGCGCTTATCATAAGATGGTAGACCAAGTGGATAATAGATTTACGGAACATGTCACTGATTAG
- the celB gene encoding PTS cellobiose transporter subunit IIC — MAGKKSNSFINEKVIPLAGKLASSRHLIALRDGMTLAVPMIIIGSIFMIIAQFPIQAYLDFMAGIFGKNWATVLQYPTNASFHIMGLIAVIGISYNLAKSYKVDPISASVVSLGAFVLTIPLKTDKAGALWIPLTQFDSAGLFTAIIVGLFITDFYVWMVHKNWTIKMPDTVPPAVSNSFAALFPGFIVLALVWVIRIGVEATPMQSIPNIISFFLATPLSHLSNTLPGALVAEFLVSFLWIFGIHGANVVSGVMMPIWLTALNANHAAFSAGKALPNIVTTSFFDNFVHMGGSGATIGLAMLLAFAAKSKELKTLGKLVAGPAIFNINEPILFGLPIVMNYKMLVPFIVTPLINVVTTYVGMATNLVARPMGVYIPWTTPPILSGFIATGHISGSVMQIINIVLDTLMYVYFFKSMDRDKLAEELGKATNEAK, encoded by the coding sequence ATGGCTGGAAAGAAATCCAACAGTTTTATCAACGAAAAAGTCATTCCACTCGCTGGTAAACTTGCTTCTTCTCGTCATTTGATTGCATTGCGTGATGGTATGACATTGGCTGTTCCAATGATCATTATTGGTTCAATCTTCATGATTATCGCACAATTTCCAATTCAAGCCTATCTAGATTTCATGGCTGGTATCTTCGGTAAGAATTGGGCAACTGTTTTACAATATCCAACTAACGCATCGTTCCATATTATGGGACTGATTGCCGTTATCGGAATTTCTTATAACTTGGCTAAAAGTTATAAAGTCGATCCTATCTCCGCATCAGTTGTTTCATTGGGTGCATTTGTATTAACCATTCCATTGAAAACAGATAAAGCTGGTGCTTTGTGGATTCCATTAACACAATTTGATTCAGCTGGCTTATTTACAGCTATTATTGTTGGACTATTTATTACAGATTTCTATGTCTGGATGGTTCATAAGAACTGGACAATTAAGATGCCTGATACAGTTCCACCTGCAGTAAGTAATTCATTTGCTGCTTTGTTCCCAGGTTTCATCGTCTTAGCTCTTGTTTGGGTAATTCGTATTGGTGTTGAAGCTACACCAATGCAAAGTATTCCAAACATCATTTCATTCTTCTTGGCAACACCATTGAGTCACTTAAGCAACACATTACCTGGTGCTTTGGTTGCTGAGTTCTTAGTTTCATTCCTATGGATCTTTGGTATCCATGGTGCTAATGTTGTTTCCGGTGTTATGATGCCTATCTGGTTGACAGCTTTGAATGCTAACCATGCAGCCTTTAGTGCTGGTAAAGCACTTCCAAACATTGTTACAACATCATTCTTTGATAACTTTGTTCATATGGGAGGCTCTGGTGCTACAATCGGTTTAGCTATGTTATTAGCCTTTGCCGCTAAGAGTAAAGAACTTAAGACACTTGGTAAACTTGTCGCTGGGCCTGCGATCTTCAATATCAATGAACCTATTCTTTTCGGTTTGCCAATTGTTATGAACTATAAGATGTTGGTACCATTTATTGTGACACCATTGATTAACGTAGTAACAACATATGTTGGTATGGCTACGAATTTGGTTGCAAGACCAATGGGTGTTTACATTCCTTGGACAACTCCACCAATTCTATCTGGTTTTATTGCTACTGGTCATATTTCCGGTTCTGTAATGCAAATCATCAACATTGTGCTTGATACTTTAATGTACGTTTACTTCTTCAAGTCAATGGATAGAGATAAATTAGCTGAAGAATTAGGTAAGGCAACTAACGAAGCAAAATAA
- a CDS encoding DUF871 domain-containing protein produces the protein MRRLGLSLYPEHSTLAEDKKYLDTASKLGYTRIFASLLELGVDKDKTIDRFKETIAYGNKLGFVTIVDMNPRLFKSLNISYEDLSFFKELGAYGVRLDEGFSGMEEAKMTRNPYGLKIEINMSSGTHYLDNILSYHPDTNNLLGCHNFYPQRYTGLGEDFFIKWSNFFKDRNIHSAAFVSSHEATFGPWPVQDGLPTLEDDRDLPISTQVKHLLLSGVVDDVIIGNTYASDSELQEAAEAFFASYPALKVDFSQNVTDLEKEVILKSTHVYRGDASDYLLRSTMTRVKYRDGNFPAHDTQDIKRGDIIIVNEKYGQYKGETQIALRDIKNDGRRNVVGHLNFDEAFLLNYIKPWSSFKLTE, from the coding sequence TTGAGAAGACTTGGATTGTCATTATATCCAGAACACTCAACTTTAGCCGAAGATAAAAAGTATCTTGATACGGCTAGTAAATTAGGCTATACGCGGATATTTGCATCTTTATTGGAATTGGGTGTTGATAAGGATAAGACTATTGATCGTTTTAAAGAGACAATTGCCTATGGAAATAAGTTAGGTTTTGTAACGATTGTTGATATGAATCCTAGATTATTCAAATCATTGAATATTAGTTATGAGGATCTGTCATTCTTTAAAGAGCTTGGAGCATATGGCGTCAGGTTAGATGAAGGCTTTTCTGGTATGGAAGAAGCTAAGATGACTCGTAATCCATATGGGTTAAAGATTGAAATCAATATGAGCTCTGGAACTCATTATTTAGATAATATCCTTTCATATCATCCAGATACTAATAATCTTTTAGGTTGTCATAATTTCTATCCACAAAGATATACTGGATTAGGAGAGGACTTCTTCATCAAGTGGTCGAATTTCTTTAAGGATCGTAATATTCATTCAGCTGCTTTTGTCAGTTCACATGAAGCAACTTTTGGACCATGGCCCGTACAAGATGGATTGCCAACTTTAGAAGATGACCGTGACTTACCAATTTCAACTCAAGTTAAGCATTTACTTTTAAGTGGCGTGGTTGATGATGTAATCATCGGTAATACTTATGCGTCTGATTCTGAATTGCAAGAGGCTGCTGAAGCATTCTTTGCTTCATATCCGGCACTGAAAGTGGATTTTTCTCAAAATGTTACTGATTTAGAAAAAGAAGTTATTCTTAAGTCTACCCACGTATATCGTGGTGACGCTTCTGACTACTTGTTGCGCAGTACAATGACACGTGTAAAGTATCGTGACGGGAACTTTCCGGCTCATGATACTCAAGATATAAAACGTGGCGATATTATTATTGTTAATGAAAAGTATGGACAATATAAAGGCGAGACGCAAATTGCCTTGCGTGATATTAAAAACGATGGACGTCGTAACGTAGTTGGACACTTGAATTTCGATGAGGCTTTTCTATTGAACTATATAAAACCTTGGAGTAGTTTTAAGCTAACGGAATAA
- a CDS encoding GNAT family N-acetyltransferase, whose product MNKYLLDKNEFNKFYDLYLYSFNREDSPQRKRVFHERYEHSLVYGLMNGKKLGSGLFSIPFEVNFHGTDYKMNGIGDVMSAPEFGGRGGASKLLNQALSDMYNNKVTLSYLAPFSFGYYRQFGYEQVFDHTQVTILNDRLPKIKNQDQGYVKRVKISDIPDELKQLYSSQVDLGGVNRSQWWWEHMLDKHSDYLAALAYDNEDNLIGYLIYYHQEETFYIHEWFNLNPTSQNLLAKFVTKHQSIFKKFVYESPNPDFKADLLSDPYSATVQVTPYMMARIVNLEDFLKRYPLQQQDLDKVFFKVNDTLEWNDHTWSVEVKDGKINVENADGEGVDLELSIQTLTKAMFGYHSLNSLAELGQVKGDLNKIESLDKLFWHEKPQLIDYF is encoded by the coding sequence ATGAATAAATATTTGCTTGATAAAAACGAATTTAATAAATTTTATGATTTATATCTATATTCTTTTAATCGTGAAGATTCCCCTCAACGTAAGAGAGTCTTTCATGAGCGCTACGAGCATTCTTTAGTCTATGGCTTAATGAATGGTAAAAAGCTTGGCAGTGGCTTATTCAGTATTCCTTTTGAAGTCAATTTTCACGGTACTGACTATAAAATGAATGGAATCGGGGATGTTATGAGCGCTCCTGAATTTGGTGGTCGCGGTGGTGCTAGCAAATTGCTGAATCAAGCATTGAGTGACATGTACAATAATAAGGTTACGTTATCTTATTTGGCACCATTTTCTTTTGGTTATTATCGTCAATTTGGATATGAGCAGGTTTTTGATCACACACAGGTAACGATTTTAAACGATCGTTTGCCTAAAATTAAAAATCAAGATCAAGGTTATGTTAAGCGAGTTAAAATTAGTGATATTCCAGACGAGTTGAAGCAGCTTTATTCGAGTCAGGTGGATCTTGGTGGCGTTAACCGTTCTCAATGGTGGTGGGAGCATATGTTAGATAAGCACTCAGATTATTTAGCAGCATTGGCCTATGATAATGAAGATAATTTGATAGGTTATTTAATTTATTATCATCAGGAAGAGACATTTTATATTCATGAATGGTTCAATCTTAATCCCACTAGTCAAAATCTATTAGCAAAGTTTGTAACAAAACACCAATCCATTTTTAAGAAATTCGTCTATGAATCGCCCAATCCCGATTTTAAAGCTGATTTATTATCTGATCCATATTCTGCTACAGTACAAGTAACGCCATACATGATGGCAAGAATCGTTAATTTGGAAGATTTTCTAAAACGTTATCCACTTCAACAACAAGATTTAGATAAGGTCTTTTTTAAAGTTAATGATACTTTAGAATGGAATGATCATACGTGGTCAGTCGAAGTTAAAGATGGCAAGATAAACGTAGAAAACGCTGACGGAGAGGGAGTCGATTTGGAATTATCCATTCAGACCCTTACTAAAGCAATGTTTGGGTATCATTCACTTAATTCTTTAGCTGAATTGGGACAAGTTAAGGGTGATTTGAATAAGATTGAAAGTCTAGATAAACTGTTCTGGCACGAGAAACCGCAATTAATTGATTATTTTTAA
- a CDS encoding GGDEF domain-containing protein → MTWHVWQVSPFITSIFFILGVFTLYQVLYDWLKSVMHLKKINVDDDRLNAVFGVLYMLIFIFSMQSTLVGKTISWEFMNFQIIALVFCAYFLNIHMPYRIFIPIVLIYMIFNASIGYWESWCHAWTLIMCYESFNHIRRFQNDKFQFINYILVGICFGGLMWFFVKIKFNLTWATFYEEWFYLIIFEILLYSYVNMILRDSKLKLHSVEFANHDALTKIENYAVYNSKMKYLFDTSRRNNLHLSMMMFDIDHFKHVNDTYGHLAGDQVLQHVADITQTVINANDPHIKFYRTGGEEFNVVFPGYDLDATKVIVQQIFAAINNTKVNYNGTDINISISMGVSAISEADMRPNDLYSRVDDNLYHSKNNGRMQITAD, encoded by the coding sequence TTGACATGGCATGTATGGCAGGTGTCGCCGTTTATTACCAGCATTTTCTTTATTTTAGGTGTTTTTACGCTTTATCAAGTTTTATATGATTGGTTAAAGTCAGTAATGCATCTGAAAAAGATCAATGTTGATGACGATCGGTTGAATGCTGTTTTCGGTGTCCTCTACATGTTGATCTTTATCTTTAGTATGCAATCGACATTGGTTGGAAAAACAATTTCATGGGAATTTATGAATTTTCAAATAATAGCCTTAGTCTTTTGTGCTTATTTTTTGAATATTCATATGCCTTATCGAATCTTTATTCCAATTGTTTTAATCTATATGATTTTTAATGCCTCAATTGGTTATTGGGAGTCATGGTGTCACGCGTGGACCTTAATCATGTGTTATGAATCATTTAACCATATTCGCAGATTTCAAAATGATAAATTTCAATTTATCAACTATATATTAGTAGGTATCTGTTTTGGAGGATTAATGTGGTTCTTTGTTAAAATTAAATTTAATTTGACTTGGGCGACATTCTATGAGGAATGGTTTTACCTAATAATCTTTGAAATTTTATTGTATAGTTATGTCAATATGATTTTACGTGACAGTAAATTGAAACTCCATTCGGTGGAGTTTGCTAATCATGATGCTTTGACTAAAATTGAAAATTATGCCGTTTACAATTCAAAGATGAAGTATCTATTTGATACCAGTCGACGCAACAATTTACATCTTTCAATGATGATGTTTGATATTGACCACTTTAAGCATGTAAATGATACATATGGACATTTGGCCGGCGATCAAGTGCTACAACATGTAGCAGATATTACACAGACAGTTATCAACGCTAACGATCCTCATATCAAGTTCTACCGAACCGGTGGCGAGGAATTTAATGTTGTCTTTCCAGGATATGACTTGGATGCAACTAAAGTGATTGTTCAACAGATATTTGCGGCGATAAATAATACTAAAGTTAATTATAATGGAACGGATATTAATATCTCCATTTCGATGGGGGTCTCAGCTATTTCTGAGGCTGATATGCGTCCGAATGATTTATATAGTCGCGTTGATGACAATTTATATCATTCTAAGAATAATGGTCGTATGCAAATTACGGCTGACTAA
- a CDS encoding GGDEF domain-containing protein, whose product MKIKFDFPMATFIEEWIYLVIFEALLYSYVGMILRDSKLKLRLLEFANHDALTKTENYAAYEAKINDLFDSSAKNKLDLSMMMFDIDHFKKVNDTYGHLAGDKVLKHVADVVQTVINANDTKVKLYRTGGEEFNVIFPGYDLDSTKSIVKEIFAALNHLDVNINGQDISISISVGVSTISQADMKPNDFYTRVDGNLYYSKRNGRMRITAI is encoded by the coding sequence ATGAAAATTAAGTTTGATTTTCCTATGGCAACTTTTATTGAAGAATGGATCTATTTGGTTATATTTGAGGCACTACTTTATAGTTATGTAGGGATGATCCTACGTGACAGTAAATTAAAGTTACGCTTATTAGAGTTTGCCAATCATGATGCATTGACTAAGACGGAAAATTATGCTGCTTACGAGGCTAAAATCAACGATTTATTTGACAGCAGTGCGAAGAATAAATTGGATTTATCTATGATGATGTTTGATATTGATCATTTTAAAAAAGTTAACGATACCTATGGACATTTGGCTGGTGATAAAGTCTTGAAGCACGTGGCTGATGTGGTACAGACGGTAATCAATGCCAACGATACCAAAGTGAAGTTGTATCGAACTGGTGGCGAAGAGTTCAATGTTATTTTTCCGGGATACGATTTAGATTCCACTAAGTCGATCGTTAAGGAAATCTTTGCTGCTTTGAATCATTTAGATGTAAATATTAATGGTCAGGATATTTCAATTTCGATATCTGTTGGCGTCTCAACTATTTCTCAAGCGGATATGAAACCGAATGATTTTTATACGCGTGTAGATGGGAATCTTTATTATTCTAAGAGAAATGGTCGTATGAGAATTACAGCTATATAA
- a CDS encoding uracil-xanthine permease family protein codes for MDNNKSNLLVGPDDKVGLGEAGFLGLQHVLAMDIYVPPIILAGMMSMGLGDQMSLLQSTFLAAGIGTILQTFVFMKMPVSQGPSFVPLGAAAGVVLASGGLKGNGMGTLIGSLLIGSIILIILGATGIFQKIINKLVPALVGGTIITCVGLSLIPTALNSNIFNAPGNIDKNMILASITALTLLVSVGISLKFTKVKRFFRTSSIILALGVGTIVSSMMGMFDWKTVFNAPWVGFPKGTVLHWGINFSPSAIITFIIIYAVITTETTGTWFAMGAVTNHKITDKQWNHGIIGEGLSCMIAALLGTTPVTGYSTNAGVISITGVASKRVFLFAGIWFSVLGFFSKLSAFLAAIPAPVIGGVFAIITVTIMLNGLNVIRGLETTDRDLYIIGIPIVLTLALVLLPANVTKNAPQIIQYLLGSPIAVAAIAAIILNLVMPKVKEPVKEIKTV; via the coding sequence ATGGATAATAATAAAAGTAATTTACTAGTTGGACCCGACGATAAAGTTGGTTTAGGCGAAGCCGGATTCTTAGGTTTACAACATGTTTTGGCGATGGACATTTACGTACCACCTATTATTTTAGCTGGTATGATGTCTATGGGTCTAGGAGACCAAATGAGTCTGTTGCAGTCAACATTCTTAGCTGCTGGTATCGGAACCATTCTTCAAACCTTTGTCTTCATGAAAATGCCTGTTTCTCAAGGACCTTCATTCGTTCCTCTAGGGGCTGCGGCTGGTGTGGTCTTAGCCTCTGGCGGTTTAAAGGGTAATGGAATGGGAACTTTAATTGGTTCCTTATTGATAGGATCGATTATCTTGATTATTTTAGGTGCCACCGGTATTTTCCAAAAAATAATCAATAAGCTGGTACCTGCTTTAGTTGGTGGAACAATTATCACCTGTGTGGGATTGTCATTGATTCCTACAGCTCTAAATAGTAATATTTTCAACGCTCCTGGTAACATTGATAAAAACATGATTTTAGCTTCTATTACCGCTTTAACACTGTTAGTTTCTGTTGGGATTAGTTTGAAATTTACTAAGGTCAAACGTTTCTTTAGAACTAGCTCCATTATTTTAGCTTTAGGTGTCGGAACAATTGTTTCAAGTATGATGGGAATGTTCGACTGGAAAACAGTTTTCAATGCTCCTTGGGTCGGCTTTCCTAAAGGCACTGTTCTCCACTGGGGTATCAATTTCTCCCCTTCAGCCATCATCACTTTTATTATCATCTATGCCGTTATCACAACTGAAACCACTGGTACTTGGTTCGCTATGGGTGCCGTTACTAATCACAAGATTACTGATAAACAATGGAACCATGGAATCATTGGTGAAGGTCTCAGCTGTATGATTGCTGCTTTACTAGGAACAACTCCAGTTACCGGATATTCAACTAACGCTGGTGTTATCTCCATCACTGGTGTCGCTAGTAAACGTGTCTTCTTATTTGCTGGAATTTGGTTCTCAGTCCTTGGATTCTTCAGTAAGTTGTCAGCTTTTCTAGCTGCAATTCCAGCTCCAGTTATCGGTGGAGTCTTCGCCATTATCACCGTAACAATTATGCTTAATGGTCTAAATGTTATTAGAGGCTTAGAAACAACCGATCGTGATCTTTATATCATCGGTATTCCTATCGTTCTAACATTAGCCTTGGTACTTTTACCAGCCAACGTTACTAAGAATGCTCCACAGATCATTCAATACTTACTAGGTTCACCTATCGCGGTAGCGGCCATTGCTGCTATCATTCTTAATCTAGTAATGCCAAAGGTCAAAGAACCTGTAAAAGAAATTAAAACAGTTTAA
- the guaD gene encoding guanine deaminase, translating to MITSATFDKADFTPDVLICVDQSGIIDRVISATDSDYQSVKQTAKNQDILHSVKKGSYILPGFTDLHIHAPQWPQAGLALDKPLYEWLNTYTFPLESKFKDLTFAKKVYHSLITELLANGTTTGLFFGTVDTESNLVLAKICAQLGQRAFIGKVAMDNPKQTPTYYRDDSSATAINETENFIKAIFSLQKETGAELTPVVTPRFVPSCTAETLTGLGQLAKKYNLPIQSHCSESNWEDQYALDNFQKRDSQVLDQFGLLTDKAVMAHGTKLTDDDLNLFNHRQTALAHCPISNVYFGNGIARIKKAHHSQVKVGLGTDISGGFSPSIYRNMQQAIMSSQMLVDLKDQSARLTTDNVFYLATIGGAKALHLNSGQIRSGYKADLQIVSDKYFNISIKQPHAIFERLIYHTTKEDIQQVYVSGKLVHNKLGENNG from the coding sequence ATGATTACTTCAGCGACGTTTGACAAGGCGGATTTTACACCAGATGTTCTTATATGTGTAGACCAGTCAGGTATCATTGACCGCGTAATTTCCGCTACTGATTCTGATTATCAGTCCGTCAAGCAAACCGCTAAGAATCAAGATATTCTTCATTCTGTCAAAAAGGGTAGCTATATTTTGCCCGGATTTACTGATTTACATATTCATGCTCCACAGTGGCCCCAAGCTGGATTAGCCTTAGACAAGCCGCTTTATGAATGGCTCAACACTTATACTTTCCCACTCGAAAGTAAATTTAAGGATTTGACTTTTGCTAAAAAAGTCTATCACAGTCTAATTACAGAACTACTTGCTAATGGGACTACTACAGGGTTGTTCTTCGGCACAGTCGACACAGAATCTAATCTTGTCCTAGCTAAAATTTGTGCTCAATTAGGACAACGCGCTTTTATCGGTAAAGTGGCCATGGATAATCCCAAGCAGACTCCAACTTACTATCGTGACGACTCATCTGCTACAGCCATAAATGAAACTGAAAATTTCATTAAAGCAATATTCTCTTTACAAAAAGAGACTGGCGCTGAATTGACACCAGTCGTCACGCCACGTTTTGTTCCTAGTTGTACCGCAGAAACGTTGACTGGCTTAGGTCAATTGGCTAAAAAATATAATCTCCCAATTCAATCGCATTGTAGTGAAAGTAACTGGGAAGATCAATACGCCCTTGATAATTTCCAGAAACGAGATTCCCAAGTACTTGATCAATTTGGATTATTGACCGACAAAGCCGTTATGGCACATGGAACCAAATTAACTGACGATGATCTAAACTTATTTAATCATCGACAAACTGCTCTTGCCCACTGCCCTATCTCGAATGTTTATTTCGGCAATGGTATCGCAAGAATCAAAAAAGCTCATCATTCTCAAGTAAAAGTCGGTCTCGGTACCGATATTTCCGGAGGATTCTCTCCAAGTATTTATCGCAATATGCAACAAGCCATTATGTCATCACAGATGTTAGTTGATTTAAAAGACCAATCAGCTCGCTTAACGACAGACAACGTCTTTTATCTAGCAACTATCGGTGGTGCTAAAGCTTTGCATCTCAACTCAGGACAAATTAGATCAGGCTACAAAGCTGATCTACAAATTGTTTCAGACAAATACTTTAATATCTCAATAAAACAGCCGCATGCAATCTTTGAAAGATTGATTTACCACACGACTAAAGAAGATATTCAACAAGTTTATGTATCAGGAAAACTGGTTCACAACAAGTTAGGAGAAAATAATGGATAA